A window of the Serratia sarumanii genome harbors these coding sequences:
- a CDS encoding inorganic triphosphatase, which translates to MTVEIELKFIAAPQAVAALPHWLAAWPHQHSAPQKLTNIYFETADNFLRRHDMGLRIRGFDDRYEMTIKTAGKVVGGLHQRPEYNVAIAEPQLALAQFPADIWPQDCDIAALQQALQPLFRTDFVREKWVVTYGQSEIEIGLDQGEVRAGDLSEALSEIELELLKGNTADLLALAGELAAHDGLRQGSLSKAARGYHLAQGNPPREVRPLQVLKPAAKASVEQGMIAAFELALSHWQYHEELWLRGDAQARASVIEAVGTIRQALVIFGGLVPRKASADLRARLTELEPLLADKAAQPESLCYSAAYLQCKLALTSWLVSGAWRPFIDAKGQAKLDGSFKRFSDIMLGRSGAELKEAFSRTLNEDEYQEQLPRLTRQISALVLLSGAYPDEQTGPYIEAWRELQAALSERRQGWYEASRKQALSHAPFWLNGALR; encoded by the coding sequence ATGACCGTTGAAATTGAACTGAAATTCATCGCCGCGCCGCAAGCAGTGGCCGCTCTGCCACACTGGCTCGCCGCCTGGCCGCATCAGCATTCCGCGCCGCAAAAACTGACCAACATTTACTTCGAAACGGCCGACAACTTCCTGCGCCGTCACGACATGGGGCTGCGCATTCGCGGTTTCGACGATCGCTATGAGATGACCATCAAAACCGCCGGTAAAGTGGTGGGCGGCCTGCACCAGCGCCCGGAATACAATGTCGCTATCGCCGAGCCGCAGCTGGCGCTGGCGCAGTTTCCTGCCGACATTTGGCCGCAGGATTGCGATATCGCAGCGTTGCAGCAGGCGTTGCAACCGCTGTTCCGTACCGATTTCGTGCGTGAGAAGTGGGTGGTTACTTACGGCCAAAGCGAGATAGAGATTGGCCTGGATCAGGGCGAGGTGCGCGCCGGTGATCTCAGCGAAGCCTTGAGCGAGATCGAGCTGGAGCTGCTGAAAGGCAATACCGCCGATCTGCTGGCGTTGGCCGGTGAGCTGGCGGCGCACGACGGGCTGCGCCAGGGCAGTCTAAGCAAGGCGGCGCGCGGTTATCACCTGGCGCAGGGCAATCCGCCGCGCGAGGTGCGCCCGCTGCAGGTGCTGAAGCCGGCGGCGAAGGCGAGCGTTGAACAGGGGATGATCGCCGCCTTCGAGCTGGCGCTGAGCCACTGGCAGTACCATGAAGAGCTGTGGCTGCGCGGCGACGCGCAGGCGCGCGCTTCGGTGATTGAGGCGGTCGGCACGATCCGCCAGGCGCTGGTGATCTTCGGCGGCCTGGTGCCGCGCAAGGCCAGCGCCGATCTGCGCGCCCGCCTGACCGAGCTCGAGCCGCTGTTGGCGGACAAAGCCGCGCAACCAGAGAGCCTGTGCTACAGCGCAGCCTACCTGCAATGTAAGTTGGCGCTCACATCATGGCTGGTGAGCGGCGCCTGGCGGCCGTTTATTGACGCCAAAGGGCAGGCCAAGCTGGACGGTTCTTTCAAACGCTTCAGCGACATCATGCTGGGGCGCAGCGGCGCGGAGTTGAAAGAGGCCTTCAGCCGTACGCTGAACGAAGATGAATATCAGGAACAATTGCCGCGCCTGACGCGTCAGATTTCGGCGCTGGTCCTGCTGTCGGGCGCTTACCCCGACGAGCAGACCGGGCCTTACATCGAGGCCTGGCGCGAACTGCAGGCGGCGCTGAGCGAGCGCCGTCAGGGCTGGTATGAAGCCAGCCGCAAACAGGCCTTATCGCATGCGCCATTCTGGTTAAACGGCGCGCTTCGTTAA
- the glnE gene encoding bifunctional [glutamate--ammonia ligase]-adenylyl-L-tyrosine phosphorylase/[glutamate--ammonia-ligase] adenylyltransferase: protein MSPLSAALQAQAQQVVQRFQEVHGADSAFSEQEQWVLASSDFVSDALLAQPAWLATLREQPPAPGEWQHYAAWLQDELEEVRDEAQLMRTLRLFRRETLVRIAWAQAQGLCSTEETLLQLSGLAETLIVSARDWLYQTCCREWGTPCNAAGEPQPLLILGMGKLGGGELNFSSDIDLIFAYPENGQTQGGRRELDNAQFFTRLGQRLIKALDQQTIDGFVYRVDMRLRPFGDSGPLVMSFAALEDYYQEQGRDWERYAMVKARLMGGAEDAYSQELRKTLRPFVFRRYIDFSVIQSLRNMKGMIAREVRRRGLKDNIKLGAGGIREIEFITQVFQLIRGGREPALQGRSLLPTLQAVGELGLLEAEQVRALSAAYLFLRRLENLLQAIGDQQTQTLPQDALDQARLAYGMGLADWPALMATLEVHMQAVRAVFDDLIGDDSPDIGEDPDYQHYHSLWQDALEENELAPLTPHLDEEGRRQMLRTIADFRHDVDKRTIGPRGRDVLDQLMPRLLAEVCPRQDAPTALVRLAQLLLSIVTRTTYLELLVEYHAALSHLIRLCAASPMVANQLSRYPLLLDELLDPATLYQPVALDAYRSELRQYLLRVSEDDEEQKLEALRQFKQAQQLRIAAADIAGALPVMKVSDHLTYLAEAIIDAVVQQAWSDMVARYGQPTHLQEREGRGFAVIGYGKLGGWELGYSSDLDLVFLLDCPPEVMTDGDRCIDGRQFYLRLAQRVMHLFSTRTSSGILYEVDARLRPSGAAGMLVSTVEAFADYQQNEAWTWEHQALVRARIVHGDPALHQQFDAIRREILCKTRDAETLKREVREMREKMRNHLGNKQRDLFDIKTDEGGITDIEFIAQYLVLRYAPGEPRLTRWSDNVRIFELMANYDIMPEEEARALTQAYVTMRDEIHHLALQEHSGKVGSELFTAEREQVRASWAKWLD from the coding sequence ATGTCGCCACTTTCAGCCGCGTTACAGGCTCAGGCACAGCAGGTTGTGCAGCGTTTTCAGGAAGTTCACGGCGCGGACAGCGCCTTTAGCGAGCAGGAGCAGTGGGTGCTGGCGTCGAGCGACTTCGTCAGCGACGCACTGCTCGCCCAGCCGGCCTGGCTGGCGACGCTGCGCGAACAGCCGCCGGCGCCCGGTGAGTGGCAACACTATGCCGCCTGGCTGCAGGACGAGCTGGAAGAGGTGCGCGATGAGGCGCAACTGATGCGCACGCTGCGTCTGTTTCGCCGTGAAACGCTGGTGCGCATTGCCTGGGCGCAGGCGCAGGGGCTGTGTTCGACCGAAGAAACGCTACTGCAGCTGAGCGGGCTGGCGGAGACGCTGATCGTCAGCGCGCGCGACTGGCTGTACCAAACCTGTTGCCGCGAGTGGGGCACGCCGTGCAACGCCGCCGGTGAACCGCAGCCGCTGCTGATCCTCGGCATGGGCAAGCTGGGCGGCGGCGAGCTGAATTTCTCGTCGGATATCGATCTGATCTTCGCCTACCCGGAAAACGGCCAGACCCAGGGCGGGCGGCGCGAGCTGGACAATGCCCAGTTCTTCACCCGCCTGGGCCAGCGGCTGATCAAGGCGCTGGATCAGCAGACCATCGACGGCTTCGTCTATCGCGTCGACATGCGGCTGCGGCCGTTCGGCGACAGCGGCCCATTGGTGATGAGCTTCGCGGCGCTGGAAGACTACTATCAGGAGCAGGGGCGCGACTGGGAGCGCTATGCGATGGTGAAGGCGCGCCTGATGGGCGGCGCGGAAGACGCCTACAGCCAGGAGCTGCGCAAAACGCTGCGGCCGTTCGTGTTCCGCCGCTATATCGATTTCAGCGTCATCCAGTCTTTGCGCAACATGAAGGGCATGATCGCCCGTGAAGTGCGGCGGCGCGGCCTGAAGGACAACATCAAACTGGGCGCCGGCGGCATTCGCGAAATCGAATTCATCACCCAGGTATTTCAGCTGATCCGCGGCGGCCGTGAGCCGGCGCTGCAGGGGCGTTCGCTGCTGCCGACGCTGCAGGCGGTGGGTGAGCTGGGGCTGCTGGAGGCCGAGCAGGTGCGGGCGCTGAGCGCCGCCTACCTGTTCCTGCGGCGGCTGGAGAATCTGCTGCAGGCGATCGGCGATCAGCAAACCCAGACGCTGCCGCAGGATGCGCTCGACCAGGCGCGGCTGGCCTACGGCATGGGGCTGGCGGATTGGCCGGCGCTGATGGCGACGCTGGAGGTGCACATGCAGGCGGTGCGGGCGGTGTTCGACGATCTGATCGGCGACGATAGCCCGGATATCGGCGAAGATCCCGACTACCAGCACTATCACAGCCTGTGGCAGGACGCGCTGGAGGAAAACGAGCTGGCGCCGCTGACGCCGCACCTGGACGAAGAGGGGCGCCGACAGATGCTGCGCACCATCGCCGATTTCCGCCATGATGTCGACAAGCGCACCATCGGCCCGCGCGGCCGCGACGTGCTCGATCAGCTGATGCCGCGCCTGCTGGCGGAGGTGTGCCCGCGCCAGGACGCGCCGACCGCGCTGGTGCGGCTGGCGCAGCTGCTGCTCAGCATCGTCACCCGCACCACTTACCTCGAGCTGCTGGTGGAGTACCACGCGGCGCTCAGCCATCTGATCCGTCTGTGCGCCGCTTCGCCGATGGTTGCCAACCAGCTGTCGCGCTACCCGCTGTTGCTGGACGAACTGCTGGATCCGGCCACGCTGTATCAGCCGGTGGCGCTGGACGCCTACCGCAGCGAGCTGCGCCAGTACCTGCTGCGGGTGTCGGAAGACGACGAAGAGCAAAAGCTGGAGGCGCTGCGCCAGTTCAAACAGGCGCAGCAGCTGCGCATCGCCGCAGCGGATATCGCCGGCGCGCTGCCGGTGATGAAAGTGAGCGACCACCTGACTTATCTGGCGGAGGCGATCATCGACGCGGTGGTGCAACAGGCCTGGAGCGACATGGTGGCGCGCTACGGCCAGCCGACCCATCTGCAGGAGCGCGAAGGGCGCGGCTTTGCGGTGATCGGCTACGGCAAGCTGGGCGGCTGGGAGCTGGGTTACAGTTCCGATCTCGATCTGGTGTTCCTGCTGGATTGCCCGCCGGAGGTGATGACCGACGGCGATCGCTGCATCGACGGCCGCCAGTTCTACCTGCGGCTGGCGCAGCGGGTGATGCATCTGTTCAGCACCCGCACTTCCTCCGGCATTCTGTATGAGGTGGACGCGCGTCTGCGGCCTTCCGGCGCCGCGGGGATGCTGGTCAGCACCGTCGAGGCGTTCGCCGATTACCAGCAAAACGAAGCCTGGACCTGGGAGCATCAGGCCCTGGTGCGCGCGCGCATCGTGCACGGCGATCCGGCGTTGCACCAGCAGTTCGACGCGATTCGGCGCGAAATCCTGTGCAAAACGCGTGATGCGGAGACCCTGAAGCGCGAAGTGCGCGAGATGCGCGAAAAGATGCGCAACCATCTCGGCAACAAACAGCGCGATCTGTTTGATATCAAAACCGATGAGGGCGGCATTACCGACATCGAATTTATCGCCCAATATCTGGTCTTACGCTATGCGCCGGGTGAACCGCGGCTGACGCGTTGGTCGGACAACGTGCGCATCTTCGAGCTGATGGCCAATTACGACATCATGCCGGAAGAGGAAGCGCGCGCGCTGACCCAGGCCTATGTCACCATGCGCGACGAGATCCACCATCTGGCGCTGCAGGAGCATTCCGGCAAGGTCGGCAGCGAGCTGTTCACCGCCGAGCGCGAGCAGGTGCGCGCCAGCTGGGCCAAATGGCTGGATTAA
- a CDS encoding TIGR04211 family SH3 domain-containing protein, which yields MQKLRLICLAALSFSITWAAHAEDKRYISDELSTYVHSGPGNQYRIVGTLNAGEEVTLLSVNDSTNYGQIRDPKGRTTWIPLDQLSQTPSLRTRVPELEQQVKTLTDKLANIDNTWNQRTSEMQEKVAGSDSTISSLQKENQDLKNQLVVAQKKVNAVNLQLDDKQRTIILQWFMYGGGVAGVGLLLGLLLPHLIPRRKNNNRWMN from the coding sequence ATGCAGAAATTACGCCTGATTTGCCTTGCCGCGCTGAGCTTCAGCATCACTTGGGCCGCACATGCCGAAGATAAACGCTATATCTCCGATGAGTTAAGCACTTACGTCCATAGCGGCCCAGGTAATCAGTACCGTATTGTCGGCACTCTCAACGCCGGTGAAGAAGTGACCCTGCTGAGCGTCAACGACAGCACCAACTACGGCCAGATCCGCGATCCGAAAGGCCGCACCACCTGGATCCCGCTCGACCAGCTCAGCCAGACGCCAAGCCTGCGCACCCGCGTGCCCGAGCTGGAACAGCAGGTGAAAACCCTGACCGACAAGCTGGCCAACATCGACAACACCTGGAACCAGCGTACCTCGGAAATGCAGGAAAAAGTCGCGGGCAGCGACAGCACCATCAGCAGCCTGCAGAAGGAAAACCAGGATCTGAAAAACCAGCTGGTGGTCGCGCAGAAGAAGGTCAACGCCGTTAACCTGCAGCTCGACGACAAGCAGCGCACCATTATCCTGCAGTGGTTCATGTACGGCGGCGGCGTCGCCGGCGTCGGTTTGCTGCTGGGCCTGCTGTTGCCGCACCTGATCCCGCGCCGCAAGAACAACAACCGCTGGATGAACTGA
- a CDS encoding multifunctional CCA addition/repair protein, with the protein MQIYLVGGAVRDSLLNIPVVDHDWVVVGATPAELLALGYQQVGKDFPVFLNPDSHEEYALARTERKSGQGYTGFTCYAAPDVTLEEDLLRRDLTINAIARSAEGELIDPYGGVADLQARVLRHVSDAFGEDPLRVLRVARFNARFAHLGFRIADETLALMRQMAHSGELAALTAERVWKETEKALQSQSPQVYFQVLRDCGALAVLFPEIDALFGVPAPAKWHPEIDTGVHTLMALAIAARLTPEVDVRFATLCHDLGKGLTPKEFWPHHHGHGPAGVRLVEALCQRLRVPNPVRDLSKLVAEYHDLIHTVNKLRPETLLKLFDAIDVWRKPQRLEQMILTSEADARGRTGFEENPYPQGDYLRQAYQVANAVSIKEVVASGLQGTAIRDELKRRRQQALADWKLNQTILNDQA; encoded by the coding sequence GTGCAGATTTATCTGGTCGGCGGCGCCGTTCGCGACAGCCTGCTCAATATTCCGGTGGTCGATCATGATTGGGTGGTGGTGGGCGCCACGCCGGCAGAGCTGCTGGCGTTGGGCTACCAGCAGGTCGGTAAAGATTTTCCGGTGTTCCTCAACCCCGACTCCCACGAGGAGTACGCGCTGGCGCGCACCGAGCGCAAATCCGGCCAGGGGTACACCGGTTTTACCTGCTATGCCGCGCCGGACGTGACGCTGGAAGAAGATCTGCTGCGGCGCGATCTGACCATCAACGCCATCGCCCGCTCCGCCGAAGGAGAGCTGATTGATCCTTACGGCGGCGTGGCCGATCTGCAGGCGCGCGTGCTACGCCACGTTTCCGACGCGTTCGGCGAAGATCCGCTGCGCGTACTGCGCGTGGCGCGATTCAATGCCCGCTTCGCCCATCTGGGTTTTCGCATCGCCGACGAAACGCTCGCCCTGATGCGCCAGATGGCGCACAGCGGTGAACTGGCCGCGCTGACCGCCGAACGCGTCTGGAAGGAAACCGAAAAGGCGCTGCAAAGCCAGAGCCCGCAGGTCTATTTTCAGGTGCTGCGCGATTGCGGTGCGCTGGCGGTGCTGTTCCCGGAAATCGACGCGCTGTTCGGCGTGCCGGCTCCCGCCAAGTGGCACCCGGAGATCGACACCGGCGTACACACGCTGATGGCGTTGGCGATTGCCGCCCGCCTCACGCCGGAGGTGGACGTGCGCTTCGCCACTCTGTGCCACGATCTCGGCAAAGGGTTGACGCCGAAAGAGTTCTGGCCGCATCACCACGGCCACGGCCCGGCGGGCGTGCGGCTGGTCGAAGCGCTGTGCCAGCGGCTGCGGGTGCCCAACCCGGTACGGGATTTGAGCAAGCTGGTGGCCGAGTACCATGATTTGATCCACACCGTGAACAAGCTGCGTCCGGAGACCCTGTTGAAGCTGTTCGACGCCATCGACGTCTGGCGCAAACCGCAACGGCTGGAGCAGATGATCCTGACCAGCGAAGCGGATGCGCGCGGCCGTACCGGCTTTGAGGAGAATCCTTATCCGCAGGGCGACTATCTGCGCCAGGCGTATCAGGTGGCGAACGCGGTATCTATTAAAGAAGTGGTAGCCAGCGGGCTGCAGGGCACCGCGATCCGCGACGAGCTCAAACGCCGTCGCCAGCAGGCGCTGGCCGACTGGAAACTCAACCAAACCATCCTCAACGATCAGGCATAA